A region from the Geobacter benzoatilyticus genome encodes:
- a CDS encoding KpsF/GutQ family sugar-phosphate isomerase translates to MIIEEARKVIRIEADALMALADSINGEFERAVRLILATKGRVVVTGMGKSGLIGQKIASTMASTGTPAFFLHPAEGIHGDLGMIMKGDVVIAISNSGETEEVVRILPIIKRIGASLVSMSGNPKSTLAKAGDVFLDISVKEEACPLGLAPTASTTATLAMGDALAVALLIERGFRPEDFALFHPGGSLGKKLLLTVGDLMHGGDFLPLVAADTPMSDALFVITSKGLGVTGVVDAGGDLLGVITDGDLRRALSRGVAILELRASELMSRNPKRILRGDLAAKALQRMEQYSITSLFVFEGDDEQKPVGVVHLHDLLKAGLA, encoded by the coding sequence ATGATTATTGAAGAAGCACGCAAGGTTATCCGCATTGAAGCCGATGCCCTCATGGCCCTTGCCGATTCCATTAACGGTGAATTCGAAAGGGCTGTTCGCCTCATTCTTGCGACCAAGGGGAGGGTGGTGGTAACCGGCATGGGTAAATCAGGTCTCATCGGCCAGAAAATTGCCTCAACCATGGCCTCTACTGGAACCCCCGCATTTTTCCTCCATCCTGCCGAGGGGATTCATGGTGATCTGGGGATGATCATGAAGGGGGATGTGGTTATTGCCATCTCCAATAGCGGCGAAACGGAAGAGGTTGTGCGGATATTGCCGATCATTAAAAGGATTGGCGCTTCCCTGGTATCCATGTCGGGAAACCCGAAATCGACCCTTGCCAAGGCCGGTGACGTTTTCCTCGATATTTCGGTCAAGGAGGAAGCCTGCCCCCTGGGCCTTGCGCCCACCGCGTCCACGACCGCCACGCTGGCCATGGGCGATGCCCTTGCCGTGGCGCTTCTCATAGAGCGCGGGTTCCGTCCCGAGGATTTCGCCCTGTTCCATCCCGGCGGCTCCCTCGGCAAGAAGCTTCTTCTTACCGTGGGGGACCTGATGCACGGCGGCGATTTCCTGCCGCTTGTCGCGGCGGATACCCCCATGAGCGACGCCCTGTTCGTCATCACATCCAAGGGGTTGGGCGTTACGGGGGTTGTGGATGCCGGCGGCGATCTCCTGGGGGTCATTACCGACGGAGACCTGCGCCGGGCATTGAGTCGGGGCGTTGCCATCCTTGAACTCCGCGCGTCGGAGCTCATGAGCCGGAACCCGAAGAGAATTCTGCGTGGAGACTTGGCTGCCAAGGCTCTTCAGCGCATGGAGCAGTATTCGATTACCTCTCTCTTTGTTTTCGAGGGGGATGACGAGCAGAAGCCGGTGGGTGTGGTCCATCTGCATGATCTTCTCAAAGCGGGGCTTGCCTGA
- a CDS encoding MlaE family ABC transporter permease, with amino-acid sequence MTGVFERIGKRVVAFHKIVGEMVILLGQTIWFFREAPRNIQSIFTQMAIIGYETLPMASVMAFFVGMVLALQTGAELQKYGTQNIIGGIVGLSLVRELGPVMTSFLVAGRAGSAMAAEIGVMKVYEEIDALKTLDINPVRYLAMPRLIACLICVPALVVYADFVGILGGALLSHFHPKLFLSYSTYYDSLKTALKLREIGAGLLKATVFGGIIALVSCYTGFQTSGGARGIAETTTRAVVLSFMLILVADYFLTRMLL; translated from the coding sequence GTGACGGGTGTGTTCGAGCGCATAGGGAAACGGGTGGTTGCGTTTCATAAGATTGTGGGCGAGATGGTCATTCTCCTGGGCCAGACCATATGGTTTTTCCGCGAGGCCCCGCGCAACATCCAGAGCATTTTTACGCAGATGGCCATAATAGGCTATGAAACTTTGCCGATGGCTTCGGTCATGGCTTTCTTCGTGGGGATGGTTCTGGCGCTTCAGACCGGTGCCGAACTCCAGAAGTATGGGACCCAGAATATTATCGGCGGCATTGTGGGGCTTTCATTGGTCCGGGAGCTTGGGCCGGTCATGACGAGTTTTCTGGTGGCCGGCCGTGCAGGTTCCGCCATGGCGGCGGAAATCGGCGTCATGAAAGTCTATGAGGAGATCGACGCCCTTAAAACCCTGGATATCAACCCGGTGCGCTACCTGGCCATGCCGCGGCTCATTGCCTGCCTGATCTGCGTGCCGGCACTGGTTGTATATGCCGATTTTGTGGGGATACTGGGCGGGGCGCTCCTGAGCCATTTTCACCCCAAACTCTTCCTTTCTTATTCGACATATTATGATAGTTTGAAAACAGCGCTAAAATTGAGAGAGATCGGTGCGGGGCTTCTCAAGGCAACGGTTTTCGGCGGCATTATCGCCCTTGTTTCATGCTACACCGGTTTTCAGACTTCCGGGGGGGCGCGGGGGATTGCCGAAACCACCACCAGAGCAGTGGTGCTTTCGTTCATGCTTATTCTGGTTGCCGATTATTTCCTGACAAGGATGCTGCTCTGA
- the kdsA gene encoding 3-deoxy-8-phosphooctulonate synthase, translating into MTREITIGNVKIGGPRPLALIAGPCVIENEAATLRCAERLMTIVNGLSIPLIFKASYDKANRTSVTSFRGPGMKEGLRILAKVKESLGIPVVSDIHSIEQVQPAAEVLDILQIPAFLCRQTDLVVEAARTGCVVNVKKGQFLAPWDMENVVGKIVASGNEQIILTERGVSFGYNNLVSDMRSLPIMRRLGFPVVFDATHSVQLPGGQGGTSGGQREFVEYLSRAAVATGIDGIFMEVHEDPSKALCDGPNSIPLDELPVLLKKLKAIDAIVK; encoded by the coding sequence ATGACCAGAGAAATTACCATCGGCAACGTGAAGATAGGGGGACCCCGTCCCCTGGCGCTCATCGCCGGCCCATGTGTCATTGAGAACGAGGCCGCAACGCTGCGTTGCGCCGAACGTCTCATGACTATTGTTAACGGCTTGTCGATACCTCTCATTTTCAAGGCTTCCTACGATAAGGCGAACCGCACTTCGGTCACCTCCTTCCGTGGGCCGGGGATGAAGGAGGGGCTCCGCATACTCGCCAAGGTTAAGGAATCACTCGGTATCCCCGTTGTTTCCGATATCCACTCCATTGAGCAGGTGCAGCCCGCTGCCGAGGTTCTCGACATCCTTCAAATCCCGGCTTTCCTCTGCCGCCAGACCGATCTTGTGGTTGAGGCCGCCCGCACCGGCTGCGTGGTGAACGTCAAGAAGGGGCAGTTTCTTGCCCCCTGGGACATGGAAAACGTGGTGGGCAAGATTGTCGCCAGCGGGAACGAGCAAATTATCCTGACCGAGCGTGGCGTCTCTTTCGGCTACAACAACCTCGTGTCCGACATGAGAAGCCTCCCCATAATGCGGAGGTTGGGCTTTCCGGTGGTTTTCGATGCAACGCACAGCGTTCAACTCCCCGGAGGGCAGGGCGGCACATCCGGCGGCCAGAGGGAGTTTGTGGAGTATCTCTCCCGCGCAGCAGTAGCAACAGGCATCGACGGCATCTTCATGGAAGTTCACGAGGATCCGTCCAAGGCCCTCTGCGATGGTCCCAATTCGATCCCACTCGATGAACTTCCCGTACTGCTGAAAAAGCTCAAGGCTATTGACGCCATAGTAAAATAG
- a CDS encoding phosphorylase: MQTIGLIAAMPDEIRPLLRMVGEARREQCREFPLWRLRIGDTEACLVESGMGPLRAATAAEALIAAASPSIMLSFGFGGAILPGLRVGDMVFGIESWLANDGRFSRRQGIAATLAGEIAAELGKSLNGIVCGTIITSAGILKKADLIQSLPAGTSFPILDMETAAIAEIADRHGIPLVALRAVSDDAGEELSFSIDEFTGPDMAISPLKVMATIVRKPWIIPQLLRLARNSRIAGKRLAQGVMTTLDFLAGRQ, from the coding sequence ATGCAGACTATCGGACTTATTGCGGCAATGCCCGACGAGATACGCCCGCTCCTGCGCATGGTTGGGGAGGCCAGACGGGAGCAATGCCGGGAATTCCCCCTATGGCGGTTACGGATAGGCGATACGGAAGCCTGTCTCGTTGAATCGGGAATGGGACCCCTCAGGGCGGCAACAGCTGCCGAGGCATTGATTGCAGCGGCATCGCCGTCGATTATGCTTTCATTCGGCTTCGGTGGCGCCATATTACCCGGCCTGAGGGTGGGGGATATGGTATTTGGAATCGAGAGCTGGCTGGCAAACGATGGGAGATTCTCCCGCAGGCAGGGGATTGCTGCGACTCTTGCCGGGGAAATCGCCGCCGAGTTGGGAAAGTCCTTGAACGGCATCGTCTGCGGCACAATCATAACCTCGGCCGGGATTCTAAAAAAGGCTGACCTGATTCAGTCCCTCCCCGCCGGAACAAGCTTTCCAATCCTCGACATGGAGACCGCTGCAATAGCAGAAATTGCAGACCGGCACGGGATTCCACTCGTCGCGTTAAGGGCGGTAAGCGATGACGCCGGCGAAGAGCTCTCTTTCTCCATTGACGAATTCACCGGCCCGGATATGGCCATCAGTCCCCTCAAGGTCATGGCAACCATTGTCCGCAAACCATGGATCATCCCCCAACTCCTGAGGCTTGCCCGCAACTCCCGCATTGCAGGTAAACGGCTTGCCCAGGGGGTCATGACAACCCTGGACTTCCTGGCGGGCCGCCAATAA
- the lptC gene encoding LPS export ABC transporter periplasmic protein LptC, with translation MANANKIRHILASVIILAVLYVAGTLALRLGGGDKKEESLPALPRNVELSLSTIHYAETKNGVKQWDLFAEKGEYDKARDVTRLSGVRLILYKSGDSGDVTLVSDEADYFNASKNVKLAGNVAAKSESGMAFTTGRASYEAGRSLIVTDDRVVFTDGGMSVTGVGMEFSVKSRQVRVLKDVTATVTPRKKG, from the coding sequence ATGGCAAATGCTAATAAAATCAGGCATATTCTTGCCTCGGTCATTATTCTTGCAGTACTCTATGTTGCCGGTACTCTTGCCTTGAGGCTAGGGGGAGGCGATAAGAAGGAGGAGAGCCTGCCGGCTCTTCCCCGCAACGTTGAACTTTCCCTCAGCACAATCCATTATGCGGAAACCAAAAATGGTGTTAAGCAATGGGATCTTTTTGCCGAAAAGGGTGAGTATGACAAGGCGAGGGATGTGACCAGGCTGTCCGGCGTGCGGTTGATTCTTTACAAGAGTGGTGATAGTGGAGACGTGACTCTTGTCTCGGATGAGGCCGACTACTTCAATGCGTCGAAGAATGTGAAGCTGGCCGGAAATGTCGCCGCGAAAAGCGAATCAGGCATGGCGTTCACCACGGGCCGGGCTTCATACGAGGCTGGCCGTTCTTTGATTGTGACCGATGACAGGGTTGTATTCACCGATGGCGGAATGAGCGTCACGGGCGTAGGGATGGAGTTTTCAGTCAAGAGCCGGCAGGTGCGGGTTCTTAAGGATGTGACTGCAACCGTCACGCCGCGGAAAAAGGGATGA
- the kdsB gene encoding 3-deoxy-manno-octulosonate cytidylyltransferase, giving the protein MKITAIIPARYASTRFPGKALADIMGKPMVQHVYERTANAGLVSDVIVATDDERVAEAVRAFGGRVEMTSSTHETGTDRLAEVATRIDADIIVNVQGDEPLIEPAMIDEAIAPLVSDDSVSMGTLKSRIKSLHDFLSPNVVKVVTDGRGDALYFSRSPLPNFRDKWNDLKDEAFVTGRLLCYKHVGLYVYRRDFLLEFARMAPTTLELAEKLEQLRALENGFRIRVVETSFESIGVDTPGDLDKVIEKLTGH; this is encoded by the coding sequence ATGAAAATTACAGCTATCATCCCGGCAAGATATGCCTCGACCCGTTTCCCCGGCAAGGCCCTTGCCGATATAATGGGCAAGCCGATGGTTCAGCATGTTTATGAGCGGACCGCCAACGCCGGCCTGGTTTCGGATGTAATCGTCGCCACTGATGACGAGAGGGTTGCAGAAGCGGTGCGTGCCTTCGGAGGCCGGGTTGAGATGACGTCTTCGACCCACGAAACTGGCACCGACCGCCTTGCCGAGGTGGCCACCCGTATCGATGCCGATATTATTGTGAACGTTCAGGGGGACGAACCCCTGATTGAGCCGGCCATGATTGATGAGGCAATCGCCCCCCTGGTTTCCGATGATTCCGTCAGCATGGGAACTCTGAAGAGCCGCATAAAATCCCTTCACGATTTCCTGAGCCCCAATGTCGTGAAGGTCGTCACCGATGGCCGGGGGGATGCGTTATACTTCTCTCGTTCACCGCTCCCCAACTTCCGCGACAAGTGGAATGACCTGAAGGATGAGGCGTTCGTCACGGGGAGGCTTTTGTGCTACAAGCACGTGGGGCTCTATGTTTACCGGCGGGACTTCCTGCTGGAGTTCGCCCGGATGGCTCCGACCACCCTCGAACTGGCGGAGAAGCTGGAGCAGTTGCGGGCACTGGAAAACGGGTTCCGCATCAGGGTCGTGGAGACCTCCTTTGAATCGATTGGCGTTGATACGCCGGGCGATCTGGACAAAGTCATCGAAAAATTAACAGGACACTAG
- a CDS encoding MlaD family protein — protein MSIEKKVGFFFVAGLILLGVMLELGEKWNPFEKSIPYKTFLSSTTGLKLGDPVRLAGVEVGKITGIAIADSRVVVDFEVKRGTTIKTDSVATIRLTNLLGGQFLGISFGSPTAPVLPPGSAVKSREVANIDVIVDNVSDLTKDAKVLINDLTVNQRDVFHKISAILDDNRGNLRATIENMNSITAKMDRGQGSLAMLLNDKSLYRNTNELATSMKNVTAKIERGEGSLGKFVNDDTFYIDAKGAVASLNDGARDIKDIAAKINRGEGTVGKLVNDESLYNELKDASKNVSEVARKINQGEGTLGKLVNDDTLYRDTTAAMKKLDKATDGLSDTGPISVIGSMVGTLF, from the coding sequence ATGTCAATTGAAAAAAAAGTCGGTTTTTTCTTTGTTGCGGGGCTTATACTCCTGGGGGTTATGCTGGAGCTTGGCGAGAAATGGAATCCTTTTGAGAAATCCATCCCCTATAAAACCTTCCTCTCAAGCACCACCGGCCTGAAATTGGGCGACCCTGTCCGGCTGGCGGGGGTGGAGGTCGGCAAGATTACCGGGATTGCCATTGCCGACAGCCGCGTTGTGGTGGATTTCGAGGTGAAGCGCGGAACTACGATAAAAACTGATTCAGTCGCCACTATCCGGCTTACCAACCTTCTTGGCGGACAGTTCCTCGGTATTTCCTTCGGCTCGCCTACTGCTCCGGTTCTTCCGCCCGGGAGTGCCGTCAAAAGCCGCGAGGTTGCCAACATAGACGTGATTGTCGATAACGTGAGCGACCTGACCAAGGATGCAAAAGTTCTTATTAATGATTTGACGGTAAATCAGAGGGATGTCTTCCATAAAATTTCAGCGATCCTCGACGACAACCGGGGGAACCTGCGCGCCACCATCGAGAACATGAACAGCATCACCGCCAAGATGGACAGGGGGCAGGGATCGCTGGCAATGCTCCTTAACGACAAGTCGCTCTATCGCAATACCAATGAGCTGGCGACCAGCATGAAGAATGTTACGGCCAAGATCGAGAGGGGCGAGGGGAGTCTCGGTAAATTTGTCAATGACGACACGTTTTATATCGATGCGAAAGGGGCCGTTGCGAGCCTGAATGACGGTGCCCGGGATATTAAGGATATAGCCGCAAAGATCAACCGGGGTGAGGGGACCGTCGGCAAACTTGTGAATGACGAAAGCCTGTACAATGAACTTAAGGATGCCTCCAAAAACGTCAGCGAGGTTGCCCGGAAGATTAATCAGGGGGAGGGCACCCTTGGCAAGCTCGTGAACGACGACACCCTGTACCGTGATACCACGGCAGCCATGAAAAAACTGGACAAGGCAACCGATGGATTGTCCGACACGGGCCCCATTTCAGTTATAGGAAGCATGGTGGGGACGTTGTTCTAG
- a CDS encoding carotenoid biosynthesis protein: MEDVLRIAIGTVTMRPYVFAFFAAYLVAAVPHLGWRKTALFTVVGYLAAFLSEFSSINTGIPYGWYYYIDVTRDRELWVAGVPFFDSLSYVFLTYCSYAMALFVVSPIKTWRWDLVTLETRSIRGSFAVLFLGSLFQVFLDIIIDPVALQGNRWFLGQIYGYREVGAHFGVPLSNYLGWWLVSFVLVFVLQRIDAAIGHGAGKPAGVGNLPFRPIYGPILYISVLVFNLSVTLWIGERLMALTGIFIVIPAMAISLVTVIRRSNRYRKEELAEHLHDFPWSAAATRKG, encoded by the coding sequence ATGGAGGATGTCTTAAGGATAGCCATCGGGACCGTTACGATGCGCCCCTATGTATTTGCGTTTTTTGCCGCCTATCTTGTGGCGGCCGTACCGCATCTGGGGTGGCGGAAGACCGCCCTGTTCACGGTGGTGGGATATCTCGCCGCATTCCTTTCCGAGTTCAGCTCCATCAATACCGGAATCCCCTACGGTTGGTACTATTACATCGATGTTACCCGCGATCGGGAACTTTGGGTTGCCGGTGTTCCCTTCTTCGATTCACTTTCCTATGTGTTCCTCACTTATTGCAGTTACGCAATGGCGCTTTTTGTCGTCTCTCCCATCAAAACTTGGCGTTGGGATCTGGTTACCCTGGAAACCCGTTCAATCCGCGGTTCCTTTGCCGTGCTTTTCCTGGGCTCCCTCTTTCAGGTGTTCCTGGATATCATAATCGATCCTGTGGCGCTTCAGGGAAACCGCTGGTTTCTCGGGCAGATTTACGGTTATCGGGAAGTAGGTGCCCACTTCGGCGTCCCCCTGTCCAATTACCTCGGATGGTGGCTTGTGAGCTTCGTTCTCGTCTTCGTGCTGCAGCGGATTGACGCGGCGATCGGCCATGGTGCCGGAAAACCGGCCGGAGTTGGGAATTTGCCGTTTCGCCCCATCTATGGACCGATTCTGTACATTTCGGTGCTTGTCTTCAATCTCAGCGTGACTCTTTGGATTGGCGAACGGCTCATGGCTTTGACCGGCATTTTCATTGTAATTCCGGCGATGGCTATCTCGCTGGTCACGGTCATTCGCCGGAGCAACCGCTACCGCAAGGAGGAGTTGGCCGAGCATCTGCACGATTTCCCATGGTCCGCAGCGGCTACCCGCAAGGGGTAG
- a CDS encoding KdsC family phosphatase, which yields MNERIRNIRLLLLDVDGVMTDGRIIFDSNGVESKFFNVKDGHGIKMVQRAGIEVGIISGRGSVVVSNRAAELGISLVYQKSLDKLTPYREILERTELTDEQVAFMGDDVIDIPVLRRVGFAAAPADAVDDVFPFVHFTSRNRGGWGAVREVCDLLLREQGKWDEITSRYFL from the coding sequence ATGAACGAGCGTATCCGGAATATCCGGCTTCTTCTTCTTGACGTGGACGGTGTCATGACCGACGGGCGGATTATTTTCGATTCCAACGGTGTTGAAAGCAAGTTCTTCAACGTCAAGGACGGCCATGGGATCAAGATGGTACAGCGGGCCGGGATCGAGGTGGGCATCATCTCTGGTCGCGGGTCGGTTGTGGTTTCAAATAGGGCCGCTGAACTGGGTATCTCGCTGGTGTATCAGAAATCCCTCGACAAGCTTACCCCCTACAGGGAAATTCTGGAGAGAACGGAATTGACCGATGAACAGGTCGCCTTCATGGGGGATGACGTTATTGATATTCCCGTGTTGCGCCGGGTCGGTTTTGCGGCTGCCCCGGCAGACGCCGTGGATGATGTTTTCCCCTTCGTGCACTTCACCTCCCGCAACCGCGGCGGTTGGGGGGCTGTGCGCGAGGTCTGCGACCTTCTGCTCAGGGAGCAGGGGAAGTGGGATGAGATAACTTCCCGTTACTTCCTCTAG
- a CDS encoding 3-isopropylmalate dehydratase large subunit — MGKTTAEKIFASHLVDEPFSGTKVLRLDVVMCHEITTPIAIADLMARGKDRVFDPDKIKAVIDHVTPSKDSKTATQAKMLRDWARRHAIKDFFDIGQNGVCHALFPEKGYIRPGYTVIMGDSHTCTHGAFGAFAAGVGTTDLEVGILKGVCAFREPKSIRVNLNGTLPKGVYAKDAILFVIGQLGVNGATDRVIEFRGPVVDAMTMESRMTLCNMAIEAGGTSGICMPDMVTVEYLWPFIQNEYASKEAALAEFCKWCSDDNAVYDRVLDFDLTAIEPIVTFGYKPDQVKPVSEIAGSPVDQVYLGSCTNGRLEDLRIAAKILKGRKIAASVRGILSPATPKIYKDAMAEGLIDIFMEAGFCVTNPTCGACLGMSNGVLAEGEVCASTTNRNFMGRMGKGGMVHLMSPATSAATAIEGVIADPRKYL, encoded by the coding sequence ATGGGTAAGACCACAGCGGAAAAGATTTTTGCGAGCCACTTGGTTGATGAGCCGTTCTCCGGCACCAAGGTGCTTCGGCTTGATGTGGTGATGTGCCACGAAATTACCACTCCCATAGCCATTGCCGACCTTATGGCAAGGGGTAAGGATCGGGTCTTTGACCCCGATAAAATCAAAGCGGTAATTGATCACGTCACCCCGAGCAAGGACTCCAAGACGGCAACCCAGGCGAAGATGTTGCGGGACTGGGCGCGGCGGCATGCCATCAAGGACTTTTTCGACATAGGGCAAAACGGCGTGTGCCACGCCCTTTTTCCCGAGAAAGGGTACATTCGCCCCGGCTATACAGTTATCATGGGAGATTCCCATACCTGTACCCATGGTGCCTTCGGCGCTTTTGCCGCCGGCGTCGGCACAACCGACCTGGAAGTCGGGATTCTCAAGGGGGTATGTGCTTTCCGCGAACCGAAGAGCATTCGGGTAAACCTGAACGGCACTCTTCCCAAGGGTGTTTATGCAAAAGATGCCATCCTCTTCGTCATTGGACAGCTTGGCGTCAATGGGGCCACCGACAGAGTGATCGAATTCAGGGGGCCGGTGGTCGATGCCATGACCATGGAGTCGAGAATGACCCTGTGCAATATGGCCATTGAGGCTGGAGGCACCTCGGGTATCTGTATGCCGGACATGGTGACGGTGGAATATCTCTGGCCCTTCATCCAGAACGAGTATGCTTCAAAAGAGGCTGCCCTTGCCGAGTTCTGCAAGTGGTGCTCCGATGATAATGCTGTTTATGATCGTGTTCTTGACTTCGACCTGACTGCCATCGAACCGATCGTTACTTTCGGCTACAAACCCGACCAGGTGAAACCGGTCAGCGAGATTGCCGGCTCTCCCGTCGACCAGGTCTACCTGGGATCCTGCACAAACGGGCGGCTTGAAGATTTGAGGATTGCGGCCAAGATTCTCAAGGGAAGAAAAATTGCCGCTTCCGTGCGCGGGATTCTCTCGCCGGCTACGCCGAAGATTTATAAGGACGCCATGGCCGAAGGCCTCATCGATATTTTCATGGAGGCCGGCTTCTGTGTTACGAACCCCACTTGCGGAGCTTGTCTTGGTATGAGCAACGGGGTGCTGGCGGAGGGGGAAGTCTGCGCATCCACCACGAACCGCAACTTCATGGGGAGGATGGGCAAAGGGGGGATGGTTCACCTGATGTCCCCTGCCACCAGCGCGGCAACAGCCATTGAAGGTGTTATCGCAGATCCCCGGAAATATCTGTAA
- a CDS encoding CTP synthase, protein MKTKFIFVTGGVVSSIGKGLASASLGALLESRGLRVSMQKLDPYINVDPGTMSPFQHGEVFVTDDGAETDLDLGHYERYTSARLSKRSNFTTGQVYYSVIEKERRGDYLGGTVQVIPHITDEIKHKILENAKGADVAIVEVGGTVGDIESLPFLEAIRQFKADRGTGNVLYLHVTLVPYIKTAGELKTKPTQHSVKELREIGIQPDILICRCEKDLPHDMKAKIALFCNVEEKGVVTSADAEHIYAVPLALHKQGLDDQVVEKLNIWTKAPDLAPWESVVEKLRNPLKGEVHIAIVGKYVDLTESYKSLSEALTHGGIANDCRVTLHYLDSEKLEHEGLAGLLDGVDGILVPGGFGERGTEGKIKAIEYARTRKIPFFGICLGMQMAVVEYARNVCGLEDACSSEFRPDCANAVIHLMEDQKGVERKGGTMRLGAYPCSIAKGTFSHRAYGSLDVSERHRHRYEFNNSFRELLVSKGLVVSGVYKEGDLVEIVEVADHPWFLGCQFHPEFKSKPLNPHPLFRSFIAAALEQRGKKG, encoded by the coding sequence ATGAAGACAAAGTTTATTTTCGTTACCGGTGGTGTTGTGTCCTCCATAGGCAAAGGGCTTGCTTCTGCATCGCTCGGCGCACTTCTGGAGTCCCGGGGGCTTCGCGTGTCCATGCAGAAGCTCGACCCTTATATCAACGTAGATCCGGGCACCATGTCCCCGTTTCAGCATGGGGAGGTTTTCGTAACCGATGATGGCGCGGAAACCGATTTGGACCTCGGCCATTATGAGCGCTACACCTCTGCCCGGCTTTCCAAGAGGAGCAACTTCACCACAGGCCAGGTCTATTACTCCGTCATTGAGAAAGAGCGGCGCGGCGACTACCTGGGGGGAACCGTTCAGGTGATCCCGCACATCACCGACGAGATAAAGCACAAGATACTGGAGAATGCCAAGGGAGCCGATGTGGCCATCGTCGAGGTGGGCGGCACCGTCGGGGATATCGAATCGCTGCCGTTCCTGGAGGCGATCCGCCAGTTCAAGGCCGACCGCGGGACCGGTAACGTGCTTTACCTTCACGTGACGCTTGTCCCTTATATAAAAACTGCCGGCGAATTGAAGACCAAGCCGACCCAGCATTCAGTCAAGGAACTGCGTGAAATCGGCATTCAGCCTGATATCCTCATCTGCCGCTGCGAGAAGGACCTCCCCCACGACATGAAGGCAAAGATTGCTCTCTTCTGCAATGTGGAGGAAAAGGGGGTCGTCACGTCCGCCGATGCCGAGCACATATATGCGGTGCCGCTTGCACTCCATAAGCAGGGGCTTGACGATCAGGTGGTGGAGAAGCTCAATATCTGGACCAAGGCTCCTGACCTGGCCCCCTGGGAAAGCGTGGTGGAGAAGCTTAGGAACCCGCTCAAGGGCGAGGTTCATATCGCCATAGTCGGCAAGTACGTGGATCTCACCGAATCTTACAAGTCATTGTCCGAAGCTCTCACCCACGGCGGCATTGCCAATGACTGCCGGGTTACCCTCCACTATCTCGATTCCGAGAAGCTTGAGCACGAGGGGTTGGCCGGACTTCTGGACGGAGTGGACGGAATCCTCGTCCCCGGTGGTTTCGGCGAACGGGGAACCGAGGGAAAAATCAAAGCCATCGAATATGCCCGCACCCGGAAGATTCCTTTCTTCGGCATCTGCCTCGGCATGCAGATGGCGGTTGTGGAGTATGCCCGTAATGTCTGCGGACTTGAGGACGCCTGCTCCAGCGAATTCCGGCCGGACTGCGCGAATGCGGTCATTCACCTTATGGAGGATCAGAAGGGGGTGGAGCGCAAGGGTGGAACCATGCGGCTCGGGGCCTATCCCTGTTCCATTGCCAAGGGAACATTCTCCCATCGTGCATACGGTTCACTCGATGTTTCCGAGCGGCATCGTCACCGTTACGAATTCAACAACTCTTTCAGGGAGTTGCTGGTTTCCAAAGGGCTTGTGGTTTCAGGTGTCTACAAGGAAGGGGACCTGGTGGAGATTGTCGAGGTTGCGGACCATCCGTGGTTTCTCGGATGCCAGTTCCATCCGGAGTTCAAGTCGAAGCCCCTCAACCCCCATCCGCTCTTCAGGTCGTTTATTGCAGCAGCCCTTGAGCAGCGGGGCAAGAAGGGATAA
- a CDS encoding 3-isopropylmalate dehydratase small subunit, whose amino-acid sequence MKQFGGPALFLDRSDINTDEIIPAKYLTEITKEDLKPYILEDLKLPGFDPKGNKTLNARVIVSRANFGCGSSREHAPWVFEVNGITAVIAESFARIFRQNMFNCGMAAIELPKDKIDLLFAYSSCADASVSVDVEKQTLTISGGGKEESLSFEVSPFDKALVLAGGWVDYADGKY is encoded by the coding sequence ATGAAACAGTTTGGCGGCCCCGCACTCTTTCTCGACCGCTCCGATATCAATACCGACGAGATCATACCGGCCAAATATCTGACCGAGATAACAAAAGAAGATCTGAAACCCTATATTCTCGAAGATCTGAAGCTTCCCGGCTTCGATCCCAAAGGAAATAAGACGCTGAATGCCAGGGTTATCGTATCCAGAGCCAACTTCGGCTGCGGCTCTTCCCGGGAGCACGCACCTTGGGTATTCGAGGTGAACGGTATTACCGCAGTCATCGCTGAATCATTTGCCCGGATATTCCGCCAGAACATGTTCAACTGCGGTATGGCTGCCATTGAGCTGCCAAAGGATAAGATAGATCTCCTCTTTGCCTATTCCAGTTGCGCTGATGCAAGCGTTTCCGTTGATGTGGAAAAGCAGACCCTGACAATTTCTGGTGGAGGAAAGGAGGAGAGCCTCTCTTTTGAGGTTTCCCCCTTCGACAAGGCGCTTGTTCTGGCCGGCGGCTGGGTTGACTACGCCGACGGAAAGTATTAA